A region of Jannaschia sp. W003 DNA encodes the following proteins:
- a CDS encoding outer membrane protein assembly factor BamE, with amino-acid sequence MHPRTIAAALALAALAACAPTFRNHGYAPDPDQLARLRIGADTRETVEGAVGRPSAAGVLGADTWYYVEERRRQFGPSAPVPIRREVVAISFAPDGRLRNVERFGLEAGRVVPLSRRVTTSTIRDFGLLQQLLRNLGRVDVGEALADAN; translated from the coding sequence ATGCACCCGAGGACCATCGCCGCCGCGCTCGCGCTCGCCGCCCTCGCCGCGTGCGCGCCCACGTTCCGCAACCACGGCTACGCGCCCGACCCGGACCAGCTCGCGCGGCTGCGGATCGGGGCCGACACGCGCGAGACTGTGGAGGGCGCGGTGGGCCGTCCCTCGGCCGCCGGCGTGCTGGGCGCGGACACCTGGTACTACGTCGAGGAGCGGCGGCGGCAGTTCGGGCCCTCGGCGCCCGTGCCGATCCGGCGCGAGGTGGTGGCGATCTCGTTCGCGCCCGACGGGCGGCTGCGGAACGTGGAGCGGTTCGGCCTGGAGGCGGGGCGCGTGGTCCCCCTCTCGCGGCGCGTGACCACGAGCACGATCCGCGACTTCGGCCTCCTGCAGCAGCTGCTGCGCAACCTCGGGCGGGTGGACGTGGGCGAGGCGCTGGCCGACGCCAACTGA
- a CDS encoding alanyl-tRNA editing protein, translating to MTDALYVADPYLKTAPARVEAITEEGGVVLDRTIFYARGGGQPGDSGRIAWEGGVCEVGSAVRGADGRIAHVPAEPVVLPPVGADVEMRLDWERRHRHMRMHTALHLLSVVVPLPVTGGQIGAEKSRLDFDMPEPTITPEFVQAKLTTLIAQDHPVTAEWIDEAELDRNPGLVKTLRVQPPRGAGRIRLVRIGDGVDLQPCGGTHVRSTAEIGILRVGKFASKGRGNRRIPITLA from the coding sequence GTGACCGACGCCCTCTACGTGGCGGACCCCTACCTCAAGACCGCCCCGGCCCGCGTCGAGGCGATCACCGAGGAGGGCGGCGTGGTCCTGGACCGCACCATCTTCTACGCGCGCGGCGGCGGGCAGCCGGGCGATTCGGGGCGCATCGCCTGGGAGGGCGGCGTGTGCGAGGTCGGCAGCGCCGTGCGCGGCGCGGACGGGCGCATCGCCCACGTGCCCGCGGAGCCGGTGGTACTGCCGCCCGTGGGCGCGGACGTGGAGATGCGCCTCGACTGGGAACGGCGGCACCGCCACATGCGGATGCACACCGCGCTGCACCTCCTGTCGGTGGTCGTGCCGCTGCCCGTCACCGGCGGCCAGATCGGCGCCGAGAAGTCGCGGCTCGACTTCGACATGCCCGAGCCGACCATCACGCCCGAGTTCGTGCAGGCCAAGCTCACCACGCTGATCGCGCAGGACCATCCCGTCACCGCGGAGTGGATCGACGAGGCGGAGCTGGACCGCAATCCGGGGCTGGTGAAGACGCTGCGGGTGCAGCCGCCCCGGGGCGCGGGGCGCATCCGGCTGGTGCGCATCGGGGACGGCGTCGACCTGCAGCCCTGCGGCGGAACCCACGTGCGCTCGACGGCCGAGATCGGCATCCTGCGCGTCGGCAAGTTCGCCAGCAAGGGCCGCGGCAACCGCCGCATCCCCATCACGCTCGCCTGA
- a CDS encoding cysteine synthase A: protein MVPATRPVEVAPGPRHPDLAAAIGNTPLIRLRGASEATGCEILGKCEFLNPGQSVKDRAALFIIRDAVARGALRPGGTIVEGTAGNTGIGLALVGASMGFRSVVVIPETQSREKKDMIRLAGAELVEVPAVPYRDPNNYVKYSGRLAERLAQSEPGGAIWANQFDNTANRQAHVETTGPEIWAQTDGQVDGFICAVGSGGTLAGVGMALQPNGVKVGLSDPYGSALWKYYTQGELGAEGGSITEGIGQGRITANLEGFMPDFACRVDDRTAVEIVFDLLENEGLCLGGSSGINVGGAMTMAREMGPGHTIVTILCDYGTRYQSKLFDPAFLRSKDLPVPRWLEGGRSVPEVFA from the coding sequence ATCGTTCCCGCCACGCGCCCCGTCGAGGTCGCGCCCGGCCCACGCCATCCCGACCTCGCCGCCGCCATCGGCAACACGCCCCTGATCCGCCTCCGGGGGGCGTCCGAGGCGACCGGCTGCGAGATCCTGGGCAAGTGCGAGTTCCTGAACCCCGGCCAGTCGGTGAAGGACCGCGCGGCCCTCTTCATCATCCGCGACGCGGTGGCGCGCGGCGCGCTGCGCCCCGGCGGCACGATCGTGGAAGGCACCGCCGGCAACACCGGCATCGGGCTGGCACTGGTGGGCGCGTCGATGGGCTTCCGCTCGGTGGTGGTGATCCCCGAGACGCAGAGCCGTGAGAAGAAGGACATGATCCGCCTCGCCGGGGCGGAGCTGGTCGAGGTGCCCGCGGTGCCCTACCGCGACCCGAACAACTACGTGAAGTACTCGGGCCGCCTGGCCGAGCGGCTGGCCCAGTCCGAGCCGGGCGGCGCGATCTGGGCCAACCAGTTCGACAACACCGCCAACCGCCAGGCCCACGTCGAGACCACGGGGCCGGAGATCTGGGCGCAGACCGATGGCCAGGTGGACGGGTTCATCTGCGCCGTCGGCTCGGGCGGAACGCTCGCGGGCGTGGGCATGGCGCTGCAGCCCAACGGCGTGAAGGTCGGGCTGTCGGACCCCTACGGCTCGGCGCTGTGGAAGTACTACACCCAAGGCGAGCTGGGCGCCGAGGGCGGCTCGATCACGGAAGGCATCGGGCAGGGGCGCATCACCGCCAACCTCGAGGGCTTCATGCCGGACTTCGCCTGCCGCGTGGACGACCGCACCGCAGTGGAGATCGTTTTCGACCTGCTGGAGAACGAGGGGCTGTGCCTCGGCGGCTCGTCGGGGATCAACGTCGGCGGCGCCATGACCATGGCCCGCGAGATGGGGCCGGGGCACACGATCGTGACGATCCTGTGCGACTACGGCACGCGCTACCAGTCCAAGCTGTTCGATCCGGCGTTCCTGCGGTCCAAGGACCTGCCGGTGCCGCGGTGGCTGGAAGGCGGGCGGTCGGTTCCGGAGGTCTTCGCGTGA
- a CDS encoding LuxR family transcriptional regulator, whose amino-acid sequence MREPIGHFLDACAGAQSVGHLWRAALRFAASRDVPFVHYRAVGGWADALLNRRGHAHRNHGYPRAWAIAFYRNRWDRDDPSVPLATALGRPFLWRDIPALTDLTRAQRAVIEGAAAVGVRDGLSFRVHGPRGRHGYVGLGFGAEPRQPEPGEIFEIYAAAQMAHLRLLELVPDTREPLGDLSAREREVLQWLVRGLSNAAIAREIGVSAHTVDTLVRRIFAKLGVRDRTTAAVRAVEAGLVRSG is encoded by the coding sequence ATGAGAGAGCCGATCGGCCACTTCCTCGACGCCTGCGCGGGGGCGCAAAGCGTGGGGCATCTCTGGCGCGCGGCCCTGCGCTTCGCCGCGAGCCGGGACGTTCCCTTCGTGCACTACCGCGCCGTGGGCGGCTGGGCCGACGCTCTCCTGAACCGCCGCGGGCACGCGCACCGGAACCACGGCTACCCGCGCGCCTGGGCGATCGCCTTCTACCGCAACCGCTGGGACCGCGACGATCCCTCGGTCCCGCTGGCCACCGCCCTCGGCCGGCCGTTCCTGTGGCGCGACATCCCCGCGCTGACGGACCTCACCCGCGCCCAGCGCGCGGTGATCGAGGGGGCCGCCGCCGTCGGCGTGCGCGACGGCCTTAGCTTCCGCGTGCACGGCCCGCGCGGGCGCCACGGCTACGTGGGCCTCGGCTTCGGCGCGGAGCCGCGTCAGCCCGAACCGGGCGAGATCTTCGAGATCTACGCGGCCGCACAGATGGCGCACCTGCGCCTGCTGGAGCTGGTGCCCGACACGCGCGAGCCGCTCGGCGACCTGTCGGCCCGCGAGCGCGAGGTCCTGCAATGGCTCGTGCGCGGGCTCAGCAACGCCGCCATCGCCCGCGAGATCGGCGTGTCCGCCCACACCGTCGACACGCTGGTCCGGCGCATCTTCGCCAAGCTCGGCGTGCGGGACCGCACCACCGCGGCGGTGCGCGCCGTGGAGGCGGGACTGGTCCGCTCCGGTTGA
- a CDS encoding SDR family NAD(P)-dependent oxidoreductase, with protein MESERIAVVTGAARGIGLATARLLAADGARVRMLDIDGEELARAVGEVPGATAHACDVGDPDAVAAFAADCPRVDALVNNAGLADFGPIEDTTFERWRAVMRTNLDGPFLVTQALLPALKAARGAVVNIASISALRASTLRVAYGTSKAGIAHLAAQQAVELGEHGIRVNCVCPGPVRTKLAMAVHTPDIIDAYHDAIPLGRYGNETEIAEAIRWLLSPAASFVTGQRLAVDGGFEATGIGLPALRDGRRGATD; from the coding sequence ATGGAATCGGAACGCATCGCCGTGGTCACGGGCGCGGCGCGGGGCATCGGCCTCGCCACCGCGCGGCTGCTCGCGGCGGACGGAGCGCGCGTGCGGATGCTCGACATCGACGGCGAGGAACTGGCCCGCGCCGTGGGCGAGGTGCCCGGCGCGACCGCGCATGCGTGCGACGTCGGCGACCCCGACGCCGTGGCCGCGTTCGCCGCGGACTGCCCGCGGGTCGACGCGCTGGTGAACAACGCCGGCCTCGCGGACTTCGGCCCGATCGAGGACACGACGTTCGAGCGCTGGCGCGCGGTGATGCGCACCAACCTCGACGGCCCGTTCCTCGTGACCCAGGCCCTCCTGCCGGCGCTGAAGGCCGCGCGGGGCGCGGTGGTCAACATCGCCTCGATCTCGGCGCTGCGGGCCTCGACGCTGCGGGTGGCCTACGGCACCTCGAAGGCGGGCATCGCCCATCTCGCCGCGCAGCAGGCCGTGGAGCTGGGCGAGCACGGCATCCGGGTCAACTGCGTCTGCCCCGGACCGGTGCGCACCAAGCTGGCGATGGCGGTGCACACCCCGGACATCATCGACGCCTACCACGACGCGATCCCGCTGGGCCGCTACGGCAACGAGACCGAGATCGCCGAGGCGATCCGCTGGCTTCTCTCGCCGGCGGCGTCCTTCGTGACGGGGCAGCGACTGGCGGTGGACGGGGGCTTCGAGGCGACCGGGATCGGGCTTCCCGCGTTGCGGGACGGACGGCGGGGCGCGACGGACTGA
- the mmsB gene encoding 3-hydroxyisobutyrate dehydrogenase, which translates to MKVGFIGLGNMGGPMARNLAREGHAVRGFDLAAPMPKGVEKAASAAEVAQGAEVVITMLPNGDILRKVADEVVPAMEAGAILLDCSTVDVESARAVAAQCEERGCGFLDAPVSGGIGGADAGTLTFMVGGAADALERARPLLDIMGGRTVHCGDAGNGQAAKICNNMILGATMAVTCEAFALADKLGLDRQAMYDVASTSSGQSWSLTTYCPAPGVGPKSPSDNDYRPGFAAELMLKDLGLAIRAAEAAGAVVPVGEEAMRQYRQFVEDEDGRGRDFSAMLPRLAAKALG; encoded by the coding sequence ATGAAGGTCGGTTTCATCGGTCTGGGCAACATGGGCGGCCCCATGGCCCGCAACCTCGCGCGCGAGGGCCACGCGGTGCGCGGCTTCGACCTCGCCGCGCCAATGCCCAAGGGGGTGGAGAAGGCCGCGTCGGCGGCCGAGGTGGCGCAGGGCGCGGAGGTGGTCATCACCATGCTGCCGAACGGCGACATCCTGCGGAAGGTCGCGGACGAAGTGGTGCCCGCGATGGAGGCGGGGGCGATCCTGCTGGACTGCTCCACCGTCGACGTGGAGAGCGCGCGCGCCGTGGCCGCGCAGTGCGAGGAACGGGGCTGCGGCTTCCTCGACGCCCCCGTCTCGGGCGGGATCGGCGGCGCCGACGCGGGCACGCTGACCTTCATGGTCGGCGGCGCGGCGGACGCGCTGGAGCGGGCGAGGCCGCTGCTCGACATCATGGGCGGGCGCACCGTGCACTGCGGCGACGCGGGGAACGGGCAGGCGGCCAAGATCTGCAACAACATGATCCTCGGCGCGACCATGGCCGTGACTTGCGAGGCCTTCGCGCTGGCCGACAAGCTGGGGCTCGACCGGCAGGCGATGTACGACGTCGCGTCCACTTCGTCGGGGCAGTCCTGGTCGCTAACCACCTACTGTCCGGCGCCCGGCGTGGGGCCGAAGTCGCCCTCAGACAACGACTACCGACCGGGCTTCGCGGCGGAGTTGATGCTCAAGGATCTCGGACTCGCGATCCGGGCCGCCGAGGCGGCCGGGGCGGTCGTGCCGGTGGGCGAGGAGGCCATGCGCCAGTATCGCCAGTTCGTCGAGGACGAGGACGGGCGGGGCCGGGACTTCTCGGCGATGCTGCCGCGACTGGCGGCGAAGGCGCTCGGCTGA
- a CDS encoding enoyl-CoA hydratase/isomerase family protein, protein MSDEIHVRVEGRAGRITLDRPKALNALTHAMCLAIEQALDAWRDDDAVAAVVIDGAGDRAFCAGGDITAMHAAGLRGEWRYGQDFWRDEYRMNRKLFHFPKPVVAFLHGFTMGGGVGVGCHASHRVVNDTSRIAMPECGIGLVPDVGGSLWLARAPGRLGEFLGVTGYRMGPGDAIHAGFADFNAPGDWEALKARLCETGDPSVVDAASAAPPEAPLAAWQAEIDRLFAGETLGDIARGLAGEEGPAATHAREAMARNAPLSMACAVEIIHRLGDDPTIERALAQEFRFTYRALEHGDFVEGIRAQVIDKDRDPKWRHDGPEAVARAEVVRMLMPLGADGLNWEDEA, encoded by the coding sequence TTGAGCGACGAGATACACGTGCGCGTCGAGGGGCGCGCGGGGCGGATCACGCTGGATCGGCCGAAGGCGCTCAACGCGCTGACCCACGCGATGTGCCTGGCGATAGAGCAGGCGCTCGATGCATGGCGCGACGACGACGCGGTGGCCGCGGTGGTGATCGACGGGGCCGGGGACCGGGCCTTCTGTGCGGGCGGCGACATCACCGCGATGCACGCCGCCGGGCTGCGGGGCGAGTGGCGCTACGGGCAGGACTTCTGGCGCGACGAATACCGGATGAACCGCAAGCTGTTCCACTTCCCCAAGCCCGTGGTCGCGTTCCTCCACGGCTTCACAATGGGCGGCGGCGTCGGCGTCGGCTGCCACGCCTCGCACCGGGTGGTGAACGACACGAGCCGCATCGCGATGCCGGAATGCGGCATCGGGCTGGTGCCGGACGTCGGCGGCTCGCTCTGGCTCGCGCGCGCGCCGGGACGGCTGGGCGAGTTCCTCGGGGTCACGGGCTATCGCATGGGACCGGGCGACGCGATCCACGCGGGGTTCGCGGACTTCAACGCGCCCGGCGACTGGGAGGCGCTGAAGGCACGGCTGTGCGAGACGGGCGACCCGTCGGTGGTGGATGCCGCCTCCGCCGCGCCGCCCGAGGCGCCCCTCGCCGCGTGGCAGGCGGAGATCGACCGGCTCTTCGCGGGCGAGACGCTGGGCGACATCGCTCGCGGGCTGGCGGGCGAGGAGGGTCCTGCGGCTACCCATGCGCGCGAGGCGATGGCGCGGAACGCGCCGCTCTCGATGGCCTGCGCGGTGGAGATCATCCACCGGCTCGGCGACGACCCCACCATCGAGCGCGCGCTGGCGCAGGAGTTTCGCTTCACCTACCGCGCGCTGGAGCACGGCGACTTCGTCGAGGGCATCCGCGCGCAGGTGATCGACAAGGACCGCGACCCGAAGTGGCGCCACGACGGCCCCGAGGCCGTCGCCCGTGCCGAGGTCGTGCGGATGCTGATGCCGCTGGGCGCGGACGGACTGAACTGGGAGGACGAGGCATGA
- a CDS encoding acyl-CoA dehydrogenase family protein, which produces MDFALSEESVAIFDMAREVGRAEIAPHAREWEAAGDIPRALWPKLAELGFAGLYVSEESGGSGLSRLDATLVFEALSMACPSTAAFLSIHNMCAKMIDGFGSPGLKDRYLAKALTAETFLSYCLTEPGSGSDAAALKTRAERTNEGWRLTGTKAFISGGGYSDAYVVMARSGEAGPKGISAFVVEDGTDGLSFGGLEDKMGWRSQPTRQVQLDGAPIPAGNLLGEEGHGFRYAMAGLDGGRLNIAACSLGAAQQAMDQTVAYMRERQAFGRPIAEFQALQFRLADMEIELEAARVFLRQAAWKLDHGAPDATKHCAMAKKMVTEVGSRVVDGCLQLHGGYGYLADYGIEKLSRDLRVHQILEGTNEIMRMIVARQMLAA; this is translated from the coding sequence ATGGACTTCGCGCTTTCCGAGGAATCCGTCGCCATCTTCGACATGGCCCGCGAGGTCGGCCGCGCCGAGATCGCCCCCCACGCCCGCGAGTGGGAAGCGGCGGGTGACATTCCCCGCGCGCTCTGGCCCAAGCTGGCCGAGCTGGGCTTCGCCGGCCTCTACGTGTCCGAGGAGTCGGGCGGCTCGGGTCTATCGCGGCTGGACGCCACGCTGGTGTTCGAGGCGCTGTCCATGGCGTGCCCCTCAACGGCGGCCTTCCTGTCGATCCACAACATGTGCGCCAAGATGATCGACGGCTTCGGCTCCCCGGGGCTAAAGGACCGCTACCTCGCCAAGGCGCTCACGGCCGAGACGTTCCTGTCCTACTGCCTGACCGAGCCCGGCTCGGGCTCGGACGCCGCCGCTCTCAAGACCCGGGCCGAGCGCACCAACGAGGGCTGGCGCCTCACGGGCACCAAGGCGTTCATCTCGGGCGGCGGTTATTCCGACGCCTACGTCGTCATGGCCCGCTCCGGCGAGGCGGGGCCGAAGGGCATCTCGGCCTTCGTGGTCGAGGACGGCACCGACGGCCTCAGCTTCGGCGGGCTGGAGGACAAGATGGGCTGGCGCTCGCAGCCCACCCGGCAGGTGCAGCTCGACGGCGCGCCGATCCCCGCGGGCAACCTGCTGGGCGAGGAGGGCCATGGCTTCCGCTACGCCATGGCCGGCCTCGACGGCGGGCGGCTCAACATCGCGGCCTGCTCGCTGGGCGCCGCGCAGCAGGCCATGGACCAGACCGTCGCCTACATGCGCGAGCGGCAGGCCTTCGGGCGCCCCATCGCCGAGTTCCAAGCGCTCCAGTTCCGCCTCGCGGACATGGAGATCGAGCTGGAGGCGGCGCGCGTGTTCCTGCGCCAGGCGGCGTGGAAGCTGGACCACGGCGCGCCCGATGCGACGAAGCACTGCGCCATGGCCAAGAAGATGGTGACCGAGGTCGGCTCGCGCGTCGTGGACGGCTGCCTCCAGCTGCATGGCGGCTACGGGTATCTGGCCGACTACGGGATCGAGAAGCTGAGCCGCGACTTGCGGGTGCACCAGATCCTGGAGGGCACGAACGAGATCATGCGGATGATCGTGGCGCGGCAGATGCTGGCGGCGTGA
- a CDS encoding glutaminase, translated as MDMQGTVDAIADAMAGETDRGAVARYIPELAKVDPARFGIAVATADGGLYAAGDARVPFSIQSVSKVFTLALALGQRGDALWRRVGREPSGHAFNSILQLEHEAGLPRNPFINAGALVVTDTILEGHQPREVLGELLRFVRAASGDEAIHIDEAVAASEQRTGHRNTALAEFMAAHGNMVNPVALTCGTYFHQCAIEMTCVQLALAGRFLVGAGDGPHLVAPPRMRRILALMMTCGHYDASGDFAYRVGLPGKSGVGGGILVIAPGRASVAVWSPGLNRNGNSALGTRAVERLARETGWSVFE; from the coding sequence ATGGACATGCAAGGCACTGTGGACGCCATCGCGGACGCGATGGCGGGGGAGACGGATCGCGGCGCGGTGGCGCGCTACATTCCCGAGCTCGCGAAGGTGGACCCGGCGCGGTTCGGCATCGCCGTCGCCACGGCGGACGGCGGCCTCTACGCGGCTGGCGACGCGCGCGTGCCCTTCTCGATCCAATCGGTGTCGAAGGTGTTCACGCTCGCCCTCGCGCTCGGGCAGCGAGGCGACGCGCTCTGGCGGCGGGTGGGGCGTGAGCCGTCGGGGCACGCCTTCAACTCGATCCTGCAGCTCGAGCACGAGGCGGGGCTCCCCCGGAACCCGTTCATCAACGCGGGCGCGCTGGTGGTCACCGATACGATCCTGGAAGGACACCAGCCACGCGAGGTACTGGGCGAGTTGCTGCGCTTCGTGCGCGCGGCCTCGGGCGACGAGGCGATCCACATCGACGAGGCGGTGGCGGCCTCCGAGCAGCGGACCGGCCACCGCAACACGGCGCTCGCGGAGTTCATGGCCGCGCACGGCAACATGGTGAACCCGGTGGCGCTGACCTGCGGCACCTACTTCCACCAGTGCGCGATCGAGATGACATGCGTGCAGCTCGCCCTCGCCGGGCGGTTCCTGGTGGGCGCCGGCGACGGGCCGCACTTAGTGGCGCCCCCGCGGATGCGGCGCATCCTGGCGCTGATGATGACCTGCGGGCACTACGATGCGTCGGGCGACTTCGCCTACCGCGTGGGCCTTCCGGGCAAGTCGGGCGTGGGCGGCGGCATCCTCGTGATCGCGCCGGGGCGGGCCTCGGTGGCGGTGTGGTCGCCTGGGCTCAACCGCAACGGCAACTCGGCACTGGGCACGCGCGCGGTGGAGCGCCTCGCGCGGGAAACCGGCTGGTCGGTGTTCGAGTAG
- the lon gene encoding endopeptidase La translates to MTATTTHPVLPLRDIVVFPHMIVPLFVGREKSVRALEEVMQDDKQILLSSQVDPAVDEPDADGIYRIGVLANVLQLLKLPDGTVKVLVEGRSRVNIVSFNENDRFFEAEAAALTETEGDPDAVRALMRSVAEEFERYAKVKKNIPEEALGAVAEAQDPAKLVDLVAGHLGVEVAQKQELLEVLVVSERLEKAFGLMQGEMSVLQVEKRIKSRVKSQMERTQREYYLNEQMKAIQKELGDGEESNEVAELEKRIAETKLSKEAREKAEGELKKLKAMSPMSAEATVVRNYLDWMLSIPWGTKSRVKKDIGKAQEVLDRDHYGLEKVKERIVEYLAVQARSAKLKGPILCLVGPPGVGKTSLGKSVAKATGREFIRISLGGVRDESEIRGHRRTYIGSMPGKIIQALKKAKTTNPLILLDEIDKMGQDFRGDPASAMLEVLDPEQNSTFSDHYLEVEYDLSDVMFLTTANSYNMPGPLLDRMEIIPLAGYTEDEKVEIAKQHLLPKQVKNHGLRKGEFEIGDDALQEMVRTYTREAGVRNLERELAKLARKAVTRIVGKKQDAVRIDAGNLDDFLGPKKYRYGLTEKDDQIGVVTGLAYTSVGGDLLQIEALRLPGKGRMKTTGKLGDVMKESIDAASSYVRSVAPQIGVKPPKFDKLDIHVHVPDGATPKDGPSAGLAMVTSIVSVLTQIPVRKDIAMTGEVSLRGNAMPIGGLKEKLLAALRGGVKTVLIPEENVKDLAEIPDNVKEGLEIVPVTHVSEVLKLALVEAPQPIEWDEAAEEEAAALAAKAKDSGEGATAH, encoded by the coding sequence ATGACCGCCACCACCACCCATCCCGTCCTGCCGCTGCGCGACATCGTGGTGTTTCCGCACATGATCGTGCCGCTCTTCGTCGGCCGCGAGAAGTCCGTGCGCGCCCTCGAGGAGGTGATGCAGGACGACAAGCAGATCCTGCTCTCCAGCCAGGTCGACCCGGCCGTGGACGAGCCCGACGCCGACGGCATCTACCGCATCGGCGTGCTCGCGAACGTGCTGCAACTGCTCAAGCTGCCCGACGGCACCGTGAAGGTGCTGGTCGAGGGCCGCTCGCGCGTGAACATCGTGAGCTTCAACGAGAACGACCGCTTCTTCGAGGCCGAGGCCGCCGCGCTGACCGAGACCGAGGGCGACCCCGACGCCGTGCGCGCGCTGATGCGCTCCGTGGCCGAGGAGTTCGAGCGTTACGCCAAGGTCAAGAAGAACATTCCCGAGGAGGCGCTGGGCGCCGTGGCCGAGGCGCAGGATCCGGCCAAGCTGGTCGACCTCGTGGCCGGCCACCTCGGCGTCGAGGTCGCGCAGAAGCAGGAGCTTCTGGAGGTGCTCGTGGTGTCGGAGCGTCTGGAGAAGGCGTTCGGCCTGATGCAGGGCGAGATGTCCGTGCTGCAGGTCGAGAAGCGCATCAAGAGCCGCGTGAAGTCCCAGATGGAGCGCACGCAGCGCGAGTACTATCTCAACGAGCAAATGAAGGCGATCCAGAAGGAGCTGGGCGACGGCGAGGAGTCCAACGAGGTCGCCGAGCTCGAGAAGCGCATCGCCGAGACCAAGCTGTCCAAGGAAGCGCGCGAGAAGGCCGAGGGCGAGCTCAAGAAGCTCAAGGCTATGTCGCCCATGTCCGCCGAGGCGACGGTCGTGCGCAACTACCTCGACTGGATGCTGTCGATCCCGTGGGGCACGAAGTCCCGCGTCAAGAAGGACATCGGCAAGGCGCAGGAAGTGCTCGACCGCGACCACTACGGCCTCGAGAAGGTCAAGGAGCGTATCGTCGAGTACCTCGCCGTGCAGGCGCGCTCGGCCAAGCTGAAGGGGCCGATCCTGTGCCTCGTCGGCCCGCCGGGCGTGGGCAAGACGTCGCTCGGCAAGTCGGTCGCCAAGGCCACGGGGCGCGAGTTCATCCGCATCTCGCTCGGCGGCGTGCGCGACGAGTCCGAGATTCGCGGCCACCGCCGGACCTACATCGGCTCCATGCCCGGCAAGATCATCCAGGCACTGAAGAAGGCCAAGACAACCAATCCCCTCATCCTGCTCGACGAGATCGACAAGATGGGCCAGGACTTCCGCGGCGATCCGGCGTCGGCGATGCTCGAGGTGCTCGACCCCGAGCAGAACTCGACCTTCTCGGACCACTACCTGGAGGTCGAGTACGACCTGTCGGACGTGATGTTCCTGACCACGGCGAACTCCTACAACATGCCCGGCCCGCTGCTGGACCGGATGGAGATCATTCCGCTGGCCGGCTACACCGAGGACGAGAAGGTGGAGATCGCCAAGCAGCACCTCTTGCCGAAGCAGGTCAAGAACCACGGCCTGCGCAAGGGCGAGTTCGAGATCGGCGACGATGCCCTGCAGGAGATGGTGCGCACCTACACCCGCGAGGCGGGCGTGCGGAACCTCGAGCGCGAGCTGGCCAAGCTGGCGCGCAAGGCGGTCACGCGCATCGTCGGCAAGAAGCAGGACGCGGTGCGGATCGACGCGGGCAACCTCGACGACTTTCTCGGGCCGAAGAAGTACCGCTACGGCTTGACCGAGAAGGACGACCAGATCGGCGTCGTGACGGGCCTCGCCTACACCTCCGTTGGCGGCGACCTCCTGCAGATCGAGGCGCTGCGCCTGCCGGGCAAGGGCCGGATGAAGACCACCGGCAAGTTGGGCGACGTGATGAAGGAGTCGATCGATGCGGCGAGCAGCTACGTGCGCTCGGTCGCGCCGCAGATCGGGGTGAAGCCGCCCAAGTTCGACAAGCTCGACATCCACGTCCACGTGCCCGACGGGGCGACGCCCAAGGACGGGCCGTCGGCGGGCCTTGCGATGGTCACCTCGATCGTCTCGGTACTGACGCAGATTCCGGTCCGCAAGGACATCGCCATGACCGGCGAGGTCAGCTTGCGCGGCAACGCCATGCCGATCGGGGGCCTCAAGGAGAAGCTGCTCGCAGCCCTGCGCGGCGGCGTGAAGACGGTGCTGATTCCCGAGGAGAACGTGAAGGACCTCGCCGAGATCCCCGACAACGTGAAGGAGGGGCTGGAGATCGTGCCTGTCACCCACGTGTCCGAAGTGCTGAAGCTGGCTCTCGTCGAGGCGCCCCAGCCCATCGAGTGGGACGAGGCCGCCGAGGAGGAGGCCGCCGCCTTGGCGGCCAAGGCCAAGGACAGCGGCGAGGGTGCCACCGCGCACTGA